The Oryza sativa Japonica Group chromosome 11, ASM3414082v1 DNA window AAACCATACAGTGGGGTACATTCGGATTTAGGATAAGATGGTGCATTACTTCAATCGCTACTTGTGTGAAGCATGCAAGCATAGACAAGTGTTATATAAGACGAACACTATCTGATAGGCTCATCTAATACATCTAGACAAACATCTAAAATTTTAGATAGAAAGTTACCTGCAACATTTCTACTAGTAGTATAATACGCTCTGCATGCTTCCGGCAAGTAAGGAACCCTTGAATGCATAGAACCTGAAGCGTACAAATTTACATGGCTAAATAAGACCATTGAACTTGGAGATGTCACAATAACCAAGAGAGTAATTCACTACTAGTCCAAATACCTTGAAGTAGTCAAAGAACTCACTGGGTGTTCCCTCTGCATCAGAATCCATCACCTACCATGGTCCCCACAACAAAATTTATTATAATTCAACATTTTAATCTACCATAAAGTTTAAGTTACAAGCTACCATCTTACTTCAAGAAGCTCCCTTGTCAGTTTAAATGGTGCACTTTCAAAATTAACCCCTCCAGGAGAGTTGGAAAGCATAAAGCCAAAATCAATATGAATTATATGCCCTTCCTCATCTATCAAGAGATTTCCATTGTGACGATCCTTGACCTGcaatattttaacaaaataaaattcaGCGATTATTTAGGCCCAATCATGATGACAAAAAAGAGTATAGCACTCACAATCGCAAAGTTAATTTATTTCTATATAATAAATGAAATATTTGATGAAAAATAAGAACAGCATCAAACAGCCTTTTTAAATTTTGGAAGTGCTACAAGTATAGTTGTGTATTGCAAGTTACAGAAGTTCAATTGAAACTTTAAAGTAATCTTATGAAAATGTTGCAGCACAATAATTGCACTGCAAATTCCATTCGAAATGGTCTCGAACTTCCAGCAAATTAAATATCCAGTCACACAGGTCACTACTCACTAGTTTCCCCCTTTACACTTTAACATAAAGGCTAGAAAACTTTCTTTATCAGTAAACTTTGGCTGGCCCTCAAACCTTTTGTACTTTTAATAACATTCCACAAAGAATCTGTATAAACTGGAACCATTGGATGCTCTGCTGGCCCAATAAAACCTCAGAAAAATGATGGGAGATTTACAGGACAAAGCAGAAGATCAATAGATCTGTAATCTGTTCTAGTAGTGCACAGTTCATTAGTAGCTAAATTCAAAATACAAGGGGTCCAGAAGGTAAGCCACTGTCATTTGTTGAGATGGCCCCACAGAACAATAACAAAATGATCTCCAGAATTTGAGAAATATTATAGAATAATAATTGCAAACCTAGATGTATCACGCATATAAACTATGATATTTGGTTTTAATACCTGGAGCAGGTAGCACAGGATTGAGTATCCAGCCATGCTTTCCACAAAGTTTCTCTGTTAGtaacacaaaataaatcaataaGTGGTTCAAATACATTGTTACTAGTGTGAACTGTTTTTATGATTCGTTTAGTGGACACTATTGGCTAGTGCCTTAAAGTGGTTTAAACTGAAACATGACATTAAAACCAGCCAATCAGCTGTTGTGAACCATATCTCTGAGCCACAGAACAGTCAAACTCTACCTGGGCAAGTTTGAAGTTCGGAGAATTTTCTTCATACTTGGCTACATAGTAGTCACGGAGACTTGTGATATCGGGGAACCGACTCTTGATGGAATGAATTGACGCCTGCAGTAGCATGACAAAAAAAGGCCAAGCTAATAACTTTCAGTATGCACAGAAATTCAGAAAGCTAACTTAATCATAATGGAGAGATGACTACCGTATCAGGAATAGTCTCAATTAGCGCTGTATATGCAGATGTGACGATAACTTCATAGGGTCGCAACCAAAGTGGTAAACCAGCTTCTTGATATATATCTGAGAGTACAACAAATTTTCAAAACAAAGCAAAGTTACCTGTTAAGAGACATTCCAAATGGAGAGATCACAAGGTAAAGGCAAATCATCAATGAGGTTCTTTCAGAATCTTGACCAAAAGCAAATGATTCCAGCAAGCGTTGCTGGTAGACTACAGTACACTCACATTGCAACAAATTCAACTATGGTAATCCCCACTGAAGTGGGTTCGTTTGCTGGACATAATGAGGGTATTTTATGTGCAAACAAGTGTTCACATCATGAGTAACCTGTAAATAGGACTTAACATGATAAATTGTTTTCCTATGTCCTATATACTTCAGCAAACAGCACAATGACATGCTCACGTCTGAGGCATATAGTTGCTAATCTACCAAGTGGAATTTAAACATATCCGCTAAATATAAATTTGGTATGTAATTCTTCAGACATTTGGTCAGCTTAGATCAAAACTAAAAAGTATAGTGGTAAGATTGATTTTTTTACCATATAAGTGTGCAACAAGCTGTACAGCTAGGTGTTCTTGTCGGCAATCATCTCCACTCTTGACAATAACCTGCAATTGGTTGAAACATTTCATAAGCCTGGCATTAACTGATGGCATTTCATTTCTATAAGAAGTCTCAACGAGGTACAGGATACAGGATGCTCAATCTGAAGCATGCAACAAAGATCAATAGATTGTTTACAGCTTAAATTTAGGTGCAAAAATTTAGTGAAACCAATTCCATAAAATAAATCTGATTGTCTACTTAGTTCTCCACAAAGTTtagagatgcacttgatagtgcagTGGCAAGGGGTGTGGTTTCAACCCCAAGGTCCCGTGTTCAATTCTCAACACTCACAAtttcttctaattatttgataaccAAGTTCCTCCTTggttctcctcttttttttcctccacaAAGTTTAGATAGATTATTTCGACTGTAATGGCAGATAACATCAATCCAAAAGATTGGAAGAACTACATTTGCTGATGCAAAATATACAATGAGCATCGGATAAGTTGATGATGTAGCTGTCAATATAAGGGAGTAGGGAGCATTGGATTGAAGAACAGAAGaatgggattgggattgggatagAAGGGTGAAGTAGATCCTAACCCTCAAATAGTTTCCCCACCAAATATCCTAACTAATTCTCCATCTTTCCCCAACTTCTATACCACAATCCCTATCACACACTCCTATTCTTAAATAACACAGAAATATTCATTTGGGATAGAGTACTGCAAAAAACAGGATGTTATGTAACTTACAGAACGCAGATCCCAGCCAGGTAATTTTCCATGAACAGAAGACCGTCgtattctctctctcttgacAGCCCAGATTTCACCAGCCAAAGCATCAGTTGGTTTAGGATCTCCACCATCAGTTGCCTACATGAAACAGAGTTAATAATTTAATGAAGATCAACAGAAGAAACCAGATTGTTAGTGATTCGAGGATTCACATTCACCTTAGATTCTATATTTTGAGCATTCTGGCCAACTCCTTTCAGTGGAAGACCAGGTGGAGCTTCTCCTTTTAATGCTGCAGCCTAGTCAAGGAAAACAATTCAGCAAATAGTTGTACAAGAGGTATCGAACTGTAAATTGGATGATAATGCAATAAACCACCTTGTCTTATTTGATGACTACTAATTCCTGGTGTTGGTTAGCTAAACATCTAGGATATTCGATAGTTTAAAAAAGAATACTCTTTAGCAAGATTGAaaattgcaaaaagaaaagcctTGGAGAAGGAATCTAAAAATTTTCAGCTCCTAATTAACTTCACTTAAAAATCAACTCATAAATCAGCTGCACCTTGACTTCCTCTATGGCAATTGTACTTGGAACGCGGCGATGGTCCTTCTTCCGCGTTGGTTCAttgtcatcaacatcatccaTGTTAACTCCTGGAACCGCAGATAAAGTAACCTTTACCCACTCAATAGGCTGATCAGCAATTGGTTGGGAATCTCCTGAAGGCTCATTTGAATCTGCTGTAGATTGTCGTGACCTATGTCCCGAATCAGAAATTGCAACACTCCTTGAACGACCAAGTTTCTCAACCGAGAAACTAACGTTTACAAATTTTACTTTGGCCTCCCACAATTGAGCCATAGCTTGGTCAATAACCTGAGAGGTAGACTTCAGCATTCTGTCTGTTTCATAATTTTGTGTTTCATGCCGACTCCACAAAGGATATGCCCATGGAGGTGGCTTTGGCAACTGCACATCTCCATTAGCCAAGGGTATCCCACCTTTTGACAATTTGTTAACATCTGATGACCCTTTGGAGTGACTACAAAAAGGAAAGAACTGAGTTTACAGAATGAATTCTGACTTAAGATCCAATAATAAATAAAGGTAATGAAGATCATCAGTTCTGCCATTTAGCAGGCATATGGTACTTTTAGACAAGTATATAAGAAAACAccacaaacaaaaacaacaggAGTTTTACCATAAATTTCATCAAGATTGTAGTATTGTACAAAGAACTGCATACCTTGGTGCTTCTGCTTTCAAAACTTCAACACATATAAGATAAGGAGCTTTTTCCCTGGAGTTAAGAAGAACAGCTTCATCTTCAGGTATATGAACCACTCGATATATGCCCTTTCCCATCGGAAAGCATACTCCTGTGCAAAAAGAAGGCAGACGAAAAGAATTTCAGGGGACATTTAGCTACTGCGTTCATCTTCAGTGATTGATGCTTAATCCAAAAGGTAGCATATGTTTTATTTTCTTAAGATTAACTGGTACTTTCTTTGTTACTAGAgataaaacaaagaaaagacAGAACAAGACAGTCTTTTTAGATGCATGACAATGCATAGTGTACAGTTTTGCTACCTAGATTTCAATATAGTCAAAACCAGATAACAGTTTACCAGCTTCAGCAAATGGAGTGAAAGATAGGCAGCGGCACTACATAAAGAACATAAAGTGGAGAAAGCAGCCCATGCAACAAAACTACAAAAGAACAAGTCAGCTCATTAAACTACACAGGTGATTTTGCTCAATTATTTGGTCATCATTGGGCCATTTTTCGTTGCACAACAACCAAAATGAACAAGGGTGGCCATAGAACATTCAAATCTAATTCCAAAAGGGATATTTTAACTTGTGAGCAAGAAATATTTATCAGTAAAGGAAGGTGGCCAGAGCTCAAACTGCAGCcagaaaaaaataatggaaCAGTAAAGCATAGGCCATCTGGGATATGTCTAACTGTCAACTCAAGTAGCTTCCATCTAATGATTATAATGTGATGTTAGAGTTGCAGCACCAAGATTTGATGCTGAAAGGCTATGTGTAAGAACATAGGAAGACAATGAAATACAGTGATATCCACAGGATAGCAgaaactacctccatttttCTCAGTAGAAGCAATCTGTGAATTGATCTCTGTAAGAGACTGACACGGGAAAAGAGAACCCAATGGGATAAATTAGAATAGTGTAACTAttataaaacaaaaaatataaaatatgacCGAAAGGGGTGAAGCAATTTAGCATACCTCTCGAAGGGCAATCTTACGATCTTCCATAGGAAATATGTCTACAAGGCCATAAGATGTATCACACAAAGATTGCACAAGCTCCAATGAAGCATAGTAACATCCTTTCCGAAGCTCTGCTATTGCGTTGTTTGGTAAAGGTGGTTTGCCACTTTGCTTATCACCGTTTCCAGTGGGAACAGAGTTTTTCTGAAAAACATACAGCTTCAGTTAAGGTCTTAGCAGTCATAAAAAGAAGGCACAAGACAAAAGGTATACAAGCAGTGTAATCAGAGCAGCAGATGCTATTGTTATCAGACCTAGAACCCGTCAAACTAAATGTGCTTTCAGGACATCTACACCATAAAACTGAGCAATTGGCTAGATAATATGTATTAATACATAGGAAATACATACATGCAATTGCAATGGAAGGAAATTTGAATTAAAGGGTGAACCaacaacgatctatacaagacaGCCCATATATGATGTTAGCTTCTTTACCAAAATGATAGACTAGTAGTGGTGTTGTAGaatcctcttttttcttttacaggTGAAGGGAAAACAAAATAGGAACATACTTGTCATAACTGTTTAAGAAATTCACACCTAAGCTCCACCACGTAAAACACTACATGTTGTACATTGCACTAATAAGTAATAAGTCATGAATAAATAGTGTTGATAACTATCCATAAAATGCCACACCTAAGTAATAAGTATATGATTCTGCTGAAACCAGAAACGGTGAGTACTCAATATGGCGATGCATGGTAGTACTAATATGCACAAGCCTAAAGTtcggaagaaaaaaagaacaacttCAGGGAACTGATGTCTTGCCTCTTTCAATAACTTTGAACCAAAAAGCTCAGAGTCTTCAAGTGAGCGATCTCTGTCTCGGAATAGTCGCTTGAAAAAGCTCTCTGATCCTGGGCTACCCTCAGAAATACCGTTAGGCTGACAACTTTCAATATGCCCACTCTTAGCATCTTCAGGGTGCACTCTAAACAACCTGCGGAACGACAAAAACTCTGAATTTTCCTCGTCATCAATACCACTAGTCCCCTTACCATCATCATCATGTTTATCCAGCCCATCGCTTCTCCTCTCCTCATGCTTGTCTTTAAACAATTTGCGGAAGAAATTTTCCTTATCACCTTCCTCACACTTATCATCATCATTCCTGTCATGAGCAGCTCCCTTTTTCTCTTCATTCTTATCCTTGAAAAGCCTACGAAAGAAATTTTCATCATCCATGGTCCTGTGTCCTTTGTCGTCCTCCTCTTTCTTGTTTGGTGTGGtgccttcctttttctcttcgtTTTTCTCCTTGAAAAGTTGCCGGAAAAAACCATCCCTCTTGTCATCTTCGATGTTCCCAGCAGTCTTTTCCTTATCATCTTGTTGCTTACTATGCCCTCCGTCTTTCCTCTCCTCATTTTTATCTTTGAAAATTTTGCGGAAGAACCCTTCTTTATCATCATCCTCTAAGCTCTTGCCCACTCTTTCCTCATCCCCATGCCTTCCATGCaggctctctctcctctcctcattcTTATCCTTAAATATCCTGCGGAAAAAGCCTTCCTTTTCTTCATCATCACCCTGCCTATCTTCCTTATCACGGAACAGTCGCTTCAATAAACCCTCTGAGCTTGGTGTCAATTCCATGTCCTCGTCCTTGCTGTCCCTAAGCAACCTGCGGAGGAAACCATCTctatctccttcttcctcctcgttcTCTTTCTCCTTACTAAGCAGCCTCTTGAAAAATCCTTCCTTATCaccatcctcttcctccttgtcCTTGCTGTCTCTAAGCAGCCTTTTAAAGAACCCTTCCTTGTCCTGCTCATCATCCTTCTCCACGGATCGCCTAAAGAACGATGCTGCATCACGCACCTTAGGTCCAATGCTTAGTCTCTTGAGTAGCTTGTTATCCTCTGACGAGGGTGTCGCTGGCTGCTTCACTCCACTGCCCCCAACATCCTCTGCAGCAGCTGCATTGCTCGCACCTGCGGGGGGACTCAAGCCGAGTGAGGGTGATGATGCAAGGGACAGAAGGCGCTGCTTCGATGAGCGTATCCTGCTAAGCATGGGGTTCCCGCGTGGGCTGGCaattggcgacggcggcgcaggccggACGAGGGGTGGCCACTCTCCCTGAACGGTCGCCGCAGCCTGGCACTGCTCCTGCACCCTGTCGATCCCATCCAAATCGTCGGTGtcctcgagctcgagctcggcggCTAGCAGCCAGTGCACCTTGAGGGCGATGCGCAGCGACTTGGAGCAGGTGTCGATCACGAAGCGGTCGAGCGACGGGCTGGGCTTGTGCACCATCATGTAGCAGACCTGGAAGAGGTAGGCCTCGAGccccggcagcggcagcgtgtACATGCGGTTGCAGAGGTAGTCGCGCACCCCCTGGTGGTCATGCTTGTAGAGGTAGCTGACGGCGATCCACTCGCAGAAGAAGGCGGAGTCGAAGAAGCGAACGAGCCAGCCGCTGCTCCCCACGGggtgcgccgccgcgtcgccgccgccgccccccgccaCCGTGATCTCCCGCGGCGACTCCTCCGGCCCGAAGCTCAGGCTCCGCAGCCCGAGAAGCCGCACCATGGCCGGCGACCCCTCAACACGCCAATCAAACCGtcactcacctcctc harbors:
- the LOC9267129 gene encoding phosphatidylinositol 4-kinase beta 1, whose protein sequence is MVRLLGLRSLSFGPEESPREITVAGGGGGDAAAHPVGSSGWLVRFFDSAFFCEWIAVSYLYKHDHQGVRDYLCNRMYTLPLPGLEAYLFQVCYMMVHKPSPSLDRFVIDTCSKSLRIALKVHWLLAAELELEDTDDLDGIDRVQEQCQAAATVQGEWPPLVRPAPPSPIASPRGNPMLSRIRSSKQRLLSLASSPSLGLSPPAGASNAAAAEDVGGSGVKQPATPSSEDNKLLKRLSIGPKVRDAASFFRRSVEKDDEQDKEGFFKRLLRDSKDKEEEDGDKEGFFKRLLSKEKENEEEEGDRDGFLRRLLRDSKDEDMELTPSSEGLLKRLFRDKEDRQGDDEEKEGFFRRIFKDKNEERRESLHGRHGDEERVGKSLEDDDKEGFFRKIFKDKNEERKDGGHSKQQDDKEKTAGNIEDDKRDGFFRQLFKEKNEEKKEGTTPNKKEEDDKGHRTMDDENFFRRLFKDKNEEKKGAAHDRNDDDKCEEGDKENFFRKLFKDKHEERRSDGLDKHDDDGKGTSGIDDEENSEFLSFRRLFRVHPEDAKSGHIESCQPNGISEGSPGSESFFKRLFRDRDRSLEDSELFGSKLLKEKNSVPTGNGDKQSGKPPLPNNAIAELRKGCYYASLELVQSLCDTSYGLVDIFPMEDRKIALRESLTEINSQIASTEKNGGVCFPMGKGIYRVVHIPEDEAVLLNSREKAPYLICVEVLKAEAPSHSKGSSDVNKLSKGGIPLANGDVQLPKPPPWAYPLWSRHETQNYETDRMLKSTSQVIDQAMAQLWEAKVKFVNVSFSVEKLGRSRSVAISDSGHRSRQSTADSNEPSGDSQPIADQPIEWVKVTLSAVPGVNMDDVDDNEPTRKKDHRRVPSTIAIEEVKAAALKGEAPPGLPLKGVGQNAQNIESKATDGGDPKPTDALAGEIWAVKRERIRRSSVHGKLPGWDLRSVIVKSGDDCRQEHLAVQLVAHLYDIYQEAGLPLWLRPYEVIVTSAYTALIETIPDTASIHSIKSRFPDITSLRDYYVAKYEENSPNFKLAQRNFVESMAGYSILCYLLQVKDRHNGNLLIDEEGHIIHIDFGFMLSNSPGGVNFESAPFKLTRELLEVMDSDAEGTPSEFFDYFKVLCIQGFLTCRKHAERIILLVEMLQDSGFPCFKGGPRTIQNLRKRFHLSLTEEQCVSLVLSLISSSMDAWRTRQYDYYQRVLNGIL